Proteins co-encoded in one Planctomycetaceae bacterium genomic window:
- the purE gene encoding 5-(carboxyamino)imidazole ribonucleotide mutase: MTDKNAPNSSPLVGVIMGSQSDWPTMQLASNVLDEFEIAHECRVVSAHRTPEWLVEYASTAAGRGLEVIIAGAGGAAHLPGMVASCTVLPVLGVPIQSRALNGLDSLLSIVQMPGGVPVGTMAIGDAGAKNAGLLAVRILSGSRPELRDKLQQYSDRMKQQVLDGAADLKKEQR, translated from the coding sequence ATGACTGATAAGAACGCTCCGAATTCCTCGCCGCTGGTCGGCGTTATCATGGGCAGCCAGAGTGACTGGCCGACGATGCAGCTTGCGTCGAATGTCCTGGACGAGTTCGAAATTGCTCACGAATGCCGAGTCGTGTCGGCCCATCGCACGCCGGAATGGCTGGTGGAGTACGCGTCGACGGCGGCCGGTCGCGGGCTGGAAGTCATCATCGCCGGAGCCGGCGGGGCCGCTCATCTGCCGGGCATGGTCGCGTCCTGTACGGTGCTGCCGGTACTGGGAGTCCCGATTCAAAGCCGGGCGCTGAACGGCCTGGATTCGCTGTTGTCGATCGTGCAGATGCCGGGCGGCGTTCCTGTCGGCACGATGGCGATCGGCGATGCCGGAGCAAAAAACGCCGGCCTGCTGGCGGTCCGAATTCTGTCCGGCAGCCGTCCGGAACTTCGCGACAAACTGCAGCAGTACAGTGATCGGATGAAGCAGCAGGTGCTGGATGGCGCGGCGGATTTGAAGAAGGAACAGCGATGA
- a CDS encoding oligopeptide transporter, OPT family has product MSTDPVDSSKLELTPRAIVLGLILSVVMGAANVYVGLKAGMTVSASIPAAVMAMLLFRLLFSNSTILEANQVQTCASAGESLAAGIIFTMPAMVLIGHWQHFDYWSITIIAITGGLLGILFMIPMRKVFVVDNDELRYPEGVACAAVLEAGEADADAGAGRTLVLGGLLGGAFKIAGSFLGLVKEKIETAGLFGSHVTYFGGDLSPMLVAVGFIVRLNVAVLIFLGGSMAWLIGIPLLGGADYSPEAKSALDQADYLWKYQIRYVGVGAMVVGGFSSLISVRKGLLAAIRHLFDGVTGRTSDDSSGRDIPSWLILLLGLACAGALGYVNYSFTRDGGITILSTAVMLVMGFFFTAVASYIVGLVGNTNSPVSGMTITAVLVAGGLLWMFKYTGMQAMVATLGTAAIVCCIACTSGDVCNDLKTGSIVGAAPYRQQFMQILGVIVAAFVMAPVLTLLHENPAGGIGSKQLPAPQAELFRSLAEGFSGKTKLPWRLIGIGGGLGMIILLIDTMLKHSRAGFRAHLMPIAVGMYLPFGLAIPILIGGLIAHFCTKGKPEAEHTALLHRGVLFSSGVIAGEALTALGITALAAAGIHALKPHIRHRADSLSVAAAVFAVIAFVVMTKPAATQD; this is encoded by the coding sequence ATGTCCACAGATCCCGTGGATTCTTCGAAGCTTGAACTCACGCCGCGAGCGATCGTGCTGGGGCTGATTCTGTCCGTGGTGATGGGAGCCGCGAACGTCTACGTCGGGCTCAAGGCCGGCATGACGGTCTCCGCGTCGATTCCCGCTGCCGTGATGGCGATGCTGTTGTTTCGGCTGCTGTTCAGCAACTCCACGATTCTGGAAGCCAACCAGGTTCAGACCTGCGCCTCCGCCGGCGAATCTCTGGCAGCGGGCATCATCTTCACGATGCCGGCAATGGTCCTGATCGGCCACTGGCAGCATTTCGACTACTGGTCGATCACGATCATCGCCATCACAGGTGGGCTGCTGGGAATCCTGTTCATGATTCCCATGCGGAAAGTATTCGTCGTCGACAACGACGAACTGCGGTACCCCGAAGGCGTCGCCTGTGCTGCTGTTCTTGAAGCCGGCGAGGCGGACGCGGATGCCGGCGCCGGACGCACGCTAGTCCTGGGAGGGCTGCTGGGCGGAGCCTTCAAGATCGCCGGCAGCTTTCTGGGACTTGTCAAAGAGAAAATCGAGACGGCAGGCCTGTTCGGCAGCCATGTGACGTACTTTGGCGGCGATCTGTCTCCCATGCTGGTGGCCGTCGGGTTCATTGTCCGATTGAATGTCGCGGTGCTGATATTTCTGGGCGGATCGATGGCCTGGCTGATTGGAATCCCGCTGCTCGGCGGAGCGGACTACAGCCCGGAAGCCAAATCCGCCCTGGATCAGGCCGATTACCTCTGGAAGTATCAGATCCGGTACGTCGGCGTGGGAGCGATGGTGGTCGGTGGATTCAGTTCGCTGATTTCGGTTCGCAAGGGTCTGCTGGCCGCGATTCGTCATCTGTTTGACGGGGTGACCGGACGAACGTCCGACGACAGTTCGGGCCGCGATATTCCCTCCTGGCTGATCCTGCTGCTGGGACTCGCCTGCGCCGGTGCTCTCGGGTACGTGAACTATTCCTTTACCAGGGACGGCGGCATCACGATCCTGTCGACCGCCGTGATGCTTGTGATGGGATTCTTCTTCACCGCTGTCGCCAGCTACATCGTCGGGCTTGTCGGGAACACCAATAGCCCGGTTTCAGGCATGACGATCACGGCGGTGCTGGTAGCGGGCGGGCTGCTGTGGATGTTCAAATACACCGGCATGCAGGCGATGGTTGCGACGCTGGGGACCGCCGCCATCGTCTGCTGCATCGCCTGCACGAGCGGCGACGTCTGCAACGACCTGAAGACCGGATCCATCGTGGGAGCCGCCCCCTATCGTCAGCAGTTCATGCAGATACTGGGCGTGATCGTCGCTGCGTTCGTGATGGCCCCGGTACTGACGCTGCTGCACGAAAATCCGGCCGGCGGAATCGGAAGCAAGCAACTGCCGGCACCGCAGGCAGAGCTGTTCCGAAGCCTGGCCGAGGGATTCTCCGGAAAGACAAAGCTGCCGTGGCGATTGATCGGAATCGGCGGCGGCCTGGGTATGATCATTCTGCTGATTGACACGATGCTGAAACACAGCCGTGCCGGTTTTCGAGCGCACCTGATGCCGATTGCCGTCGGCATGTACCTGCCTTTCGGACTGGCAATACCAATCCTGATCGGCGGGCTGATTGCTCATTTCTGCACGAAAGGCAAACCGGAAGCGGAACACACGGCGCTGCTGCACCGGGGAGTCCTGTTTTCATCAGGCGTCATCGCGGGAGAAGCCTTGACCGCCCTTGGAATCACCGCGCTGGCGGCAGCCGGAATCCATGCGCTGAAGCCGCACATTCGGCATCGTGCTGACAGCCTTTCCGTCGCCGCAGCTGTATTTGCCGTCATCGCGTTTGTGGTCATGACGAAACCCGCCGCCACGCAGGATTGA
- a CDS encoding MerR family transcriptional regulator: protein MPDDKPDNLPPSDNPLSSSLPMSGECVTFTGTLASMVHRDAAALVQQFGGRAVHTMSGAVTMVVVGEEGWPLEEDGTASQKLIQATQLLAEGVDIRIVAESDWLHLIGLNDRRDEIQRSYTPGMLSRLLNVPVRLIRRWVRIGLIRPVRRVCRLPYFDFREVASAQRLARLLDEGVSPEKLENSLAQLSHTLAGTDRSLAQLNLLVQDEKVLMRDSHGVLNPRTGQRLLDFDDSGNLSVFHPTESESARDADGECFVTDGSSDDDEPVAISFAEARLQLDDRAMSDWSAEEWFQEGCRLSEEAAFDSAINAFRNCLSLLASDHALLRIGEPPHVARVADVFPDPADVNFHLADALYRVGKTEAAIERYHCAIEFAPDFIEAWTQLGCLQGERRQWAAAEESLVTAISIHSANPDALLHYAQLLDQMQRPAEAVLQWEEYLKHDSRGPWADHARQRLEEAAATVE from the coding sequence GTGCCTGACGACAAACCCGACAACCTGCCGCCTTCCGACAATCCGCTCAGCAGTTCGCTGCCGATGTCAGGTGAGTGCGTGACGTTTACCGGCACGCTGGCGTCGATGGTTCATCGCGACGCGGCGGCGCTGGTCCAGCAGTTCGGCGGACGGGCGGTGCATACGATGTCCGGAGCGGTCACGATGGTGGTCGTCGGTGAAGAGGGCTGGCCGCTGGAAGAAGATGGCACGGCCTCTCAAAAACTGATTCAGGCGACGCAGTTGCTCGCCGAAGGCGTCGACATCAGGATCGTCGCGGAATCCGACTGGCTGCATCTGATCGGTCTGAATGATCGACGCGACGAAATCCAGCGATCCTACACACCCGGTATGCTGAGTCGGCTGTTGAATGTCCCCGTCAGGCTCATCCGGCGCTGGGTTCGCATCGGGCTGATTCGTCCGGTGCGGCGCGTCTGCCGGCTGCCCTATTTCGACTTTCGCGAAGTCGCCAGTGCTCAGCGGCTGGCCAGACTTCTGGACGAGGGAGTCAGCCCGGAGAAGCTGGAAAACAGCCTGGCGCAGCTTAGTCACACGCTGGCCGGGACGGATCGTTCGCTGGCGCAGCTAAACCTGCTGGTCCAGGACGAAAAAGTGCTGATGCGGGATTCTCACGGAGTCCTGAACCCGCGAACCGGACAGCGTCTGCTGGATTTCGACGACTCCGGCAACCTGTCGGTATTCCATCCGACGGAATCGGAATCAGCTCGCGACGCCGACGGCGAATGCTTCGTCACCGATGGCAGCAGCGATGATGACGAACCGGTGGCCATTTCCTTCGCGGAAGCTCGATTACAGCTTGACGATCGTGCGATGAGCGACTGGTCGGCCGAAGAGTGGTTTCAGGAAGGCTGCCGGTTGTCAGAAGAAGCCGCGTTTGATTCGGCGATCAACGCGTTTCGGAACTGCCTGAGTCTGCTGGCTTCCGACCACGCCCTGCTGCGAATCGGCGAGCCGCCGCACGTCGCGCGCGTTGCCGACGTGTTTCCGGATCCGGCCGATGTCAACTTCCACCTGGCCGACGCGCTGTATCGCGTTGGAAAAACGGAAGCGGCGATCGAACGTTACCACTGTGCGATTGAGTTTGCTCCGGATTTCATCGAAGCCTGGACACAGCTCGGCTGTCTTCAGGGCGAACGCAGGCAATGGGCCGCCGCCGAAGAATCGCTGGTGACCGCGATCTCGATTCATTCCGCGAACCCGGACGCGCTGCTGCACTACGCTCAGCTACTGGATCAGATGCAGCGGCCTGCAGAAGCCGTGTTGCAGTGGGAAGAATACCTGAAGCATGATTCGCGAGGTCCCTGGGCCGATCATGCCAGGCAGCGGCTGGAGGAAGCTGCCGCAACCGTGGAATGA
- a CDS encoding 5-(carboxyamino)imidazole ribonucleotide synthase, producing MTFLPGSTIGMLGSGQLGRMFAFAAHQLGYRIVVYSPDRNSPAGQAANREISAAYDDADALRKFAKSVNVVTLEFENIPIPTVEVVEQFVPVRPGPHVLAVAQNRIREKSTLQRAGLPVPKFVAVQSADDITTFLQSETTNQRGVLKSAEAGYDGKGQTIAEGILDTADAWNRIGNASAIIEELVDFRCEVSVIGARGIDGQIECFGPVLNHHSNHILDVSIAPAMGLAASLNLEAIEITRSVLESLDVVGVLCVEFFVTSDGRLLINEIAPRPHNSGHLTIEAAVTSQFEQQVRAVCGLPLGSMEQIRPAAMANLLGDHLLPGPPAWERLLANPEIKLHLYGKDEARIGRKMGHLTSMADTPEDAQRIVRNARKSLVVTEATCAT from the coding sequence ATGACCTTTCTTCCCGGCAGCACCATCGGGATGCTCGGCAGCGGGCAACTGGGACGAATGTTCGCCTTCGCAGCCCATCAACTGGGTTACCGAATCGTCGTCTATTCGCCTGACAGAAACTCACCGGCGGGGCAGGCAGCCAATCGCGAGATTTCCGCCGCCTACGACGACGCGGACGCTCTGCGAAAATTCGCGAAGTCCGTGAATGTCGTCACACTGGAATTCGAAAACATTCCGATTCCGACGGTGGAAGTCGTCGAGCAGTTCGTTCCGGTGCGTCCGGGGCCGCATGTGCTGGCCGTCGCTCAGAATCGAATCCGGGAAAAATCAACCCTGCAGCGAGCCGGTTTGCCTGTGCCGAAGTTCGTCGCCGTTCAATCCGCCGACGACATCACGACATTCCTGCAATCCGAAACCACAAACCAGCGCGGAGTTCTGAAATCCGCCGAAGCTGGTTACGACGGCAAGGGCCAGACGATCGCTGAAGGGATCCTGGACACCGCGGATGCGTGGAACCGCATCGGTAATGCGTCCGCCATCATCGAAGAACTGGTCGACTTCCGCTGTGAAGTGTCGGTGATCGGCGCGCGAGGCATCGACGGACAGATCGAATGCTTCGGCCCGGTGCTGAACCATCACAGCAATCACATTCTGGACGTGTCGATCGCGCCGGCGATGGGACTGGCAGCGTCGCTGAACCTCGAAGCGATCGAAATCACCCGGTCGGTGCTGGAATCACTGGACGTGGTTGGTGTGCTGTGCGTTGAATTCTTCGTCACCAGCGACGGTCGGTTGCTGATTAACGAGATTGCACCGCGACCACACAATTCCGGGCACCTGACAATTGAAGCGGCGGTGACCAGTCAGTTCGAACAGCAAGTGCGAGCCGTCTGTGGTCTGCCGCTGGGATCGATGGAACAGATTCGACCGGCGGCAATGGCGAATCTGCTCGGCGACCACTTGCTGCCGGGGCCGCCCGCCTGGGAACGGCTGCTGGCCAACCCGGAAATCAAGCTGCATCTGTACGGCAAGGATGAAGCTCGCATCGGCCGCAAGATGGGCCACCTGACATCGATGGCCGATACGCCGGAAGATGCACAACGAATCGTGCGAAACGCACGCAAATCGCTGGTTGTCACGGAAGCGACCTGCGCGACGTAA
- a CDS encoding DNA-3-methyladenine glycosylase, with product MPLMQNRRRTETLRDLCRGPARLTEAFAIDRGLNGWNLTKTNRLWIAEGGSSAKTVILSSPRIGVTSAHDLPLRFFVEGSAFVSGTRRLNEAGLAGSHID from the coding sequence TTGCCGCTGATGCAGAACCGCCGCCGAACGGAAACGCTGCGAGACCTGTGTCGCGGTCCGGCTCGACTGACCGAAGCATTCGCGATTGACCGCGGGCTAAACGGCTGGAACCTGACGAAGACAAATCGGCTGTGGATCGCGGAAGGCGGTTCTTCCGCAAAAACGGTGATCCTGTCGTCACCGCGGATCGGCGTCACTTCCGCACACGATCTGCCGCTGAGGTTCTTCGTCGAGGGCAGTGCTTTCGTCAGCGGCACTCGCAGGCTGAACGAAGCGGGCCTGGCCGGATCGCACATCGACTGA
- a CDS encoding homoserine O-acetyltransferase — translation MSAEILEEQKSSDANSVGQVETQFTTLFQPPNRLTLKSGQTLGPVTVAYETYGKLNDARDNAVFICHALTGDAHAAGMHEAEDRKPGWWDAFIGPGKGIDTEKYFVICANVLGGCQGTTGPGHINPETGKRFCLTFPFLTVSDIVAVHSELVKQLGIDRLLAVVGGSLGGMQVLDWTVQFPQQVRGAVVLASAPKLAAQGIAFNAVGRRAIYADPGFHQGNYYDSDGPRFGLALARMVAHITYLSEDSIELKFGRRLQDSDKFAFDMLKETEFQIESYLHYQGKRFVQRFDANSYLYLTRAMDYFDLAEGHGSLVEAMEHVQARFLVASYDTDWLFPTGQSRILTTALLQAGKHVSFTELPCAYGHDSFLIDIDPLAELVRPFLEQTHAAR, via the coding sequence ATGTCTGCCGAAATCCTTGAAGAACAGAAATCGTCCGATGCGAATTCCGTCGGACAGGTTGAAACTCAGTTTACGACGCTGTTTCAGCCACCAAACCGTCTGACGCTGAAGTCCGGTCAGACGCTGGGGCCCGTGACTGTTGCCTACGAAACGTACGGCAAACTCAATGACGCTCGCGACAACGCTGTCTTTATCTGCCACGCTCTGACCGGTGACGCTCACGCCGCAGGGATGCACGAAGCGGAAGACCGCAAGCCCGGCTGGTGGGATGCCTTCATCGGTCCCGGAAAGGGCATCGATACCGAAAAGTACTTTGTGATTTGTGCCAATGTCCTCGGCGGCTGCCAGGGAACCACTGGGCCCGGTCACATTAACCCGGAAACCGGCAAACGCTTTTGCCTGACCTTTCCCTTTCTGACCGTGTCCGACATCGTTGCGGTGCATTCGGAACTTGTGAAGCAACTGGGCATCGATCGCCTGCTGGCTGTCGTCGGGGGCAGTCTGGGAGGCATGCAGGTGCTGGATTGGACCGTCCAGTTTCCGCAGCAGGTGCGGGGAGCCGTGGTGCTGGCGTCTGCTCCGAAGCTGGCTGCACAGGGAATCGCCTTCAACGCGGTCGGACGTCGAGCCATCTACGCCGATCCGGGGTTCCACCAGGGAAACTACTACGACAGCGACGGCCCGCGGTTTGGCCTGGCACTCGCTCGCATGGTAGCGCACATCACGTACCTGTCGGAGGATTCGATTGAACTGAAATTCGGCCGCCGGCTGCAGGACAGCGACAAATTTGCCTTCGACATGCTGAAGGAAACTGAGTTCCAGATTGAGAGCTATCTGCACTACCAGGGCAAACGCTTCGTCCAGCGGTTCGATGCCAACAGCTACCTGTACCTGACGCGAGCGATGGACTACTTCGATCTGGCGGAAGGCCACGGTTCACTGGTCGAAGCCATGGAACACGTGCAGGCTCGGTTTCTGGTCGCGTCGTACGACACGGACTGGCTGTTTCCCACCGGCCAGAGCCGTATTCTGACAACGGCGCTGCTGCAGGCAGGGAAACACGTTTCATTCACGGAACTGCCGTGCGCCTACGGCCACGATTCGTTTCTGATCGATATCGACCCGCTGGCCGAACTTGTCCGGCCCTTCCTGGAACAGACGCACGCAGCGCGGTAA
- the metW gene encoding methionine biosynthesis protein MetW gives MANNTRYKVPDSSVRMTDELIMDHIVRGSRVIDLGCGDGRLLQRLRDDMDCRVTGVDLERRNVVSVISRGLPVVAADLNEGLVDIPSDSFDFAVLSQTLQQVQRPRDLLVEMLRVARRALVVVPNFGHWRVRYEVLWRGRTPVTADLPYEWHESPNVHFMSMYDFRELMQNIGLRIVKESPIIRGHAVDRAWAANLRADSAFYLLERGNARPANAQTPASSAT, from the coding sequence ATGGCAAACAACACACGTTACAAGGTGCCGGATTCGTCCGTTCGCATGACGGACGAATTGATTATGGACCACATCGTCCGCGGCAGCCGGGTCATCGACCTGGGTTGCGGCGACGGCCGACTGCTGCAGCGGCTGCGTGACGACATGGACTGCCGCGTGACGGGAGTCGATCTGGAACGCAGAAACGTTGTCTCGGTGATCAGCCGCGGGCTTCCCGTTGTGGCGGCCGACCTGAACGAAGGACTTGTCGACATTCCGTCCGACAGCTTTGACTTTGCCGTGCTGAGCCAGACTCTGCAGCAGGTGCAGCGTCCGCGAGATCTGCTGGTCGAAATGCTGCGCGTGGCCCGGCGGGCACTGGTGGTTGTGCCGAATTTCGGGCACTGGCGAGTTCGCTACGAAGTACTGTGGCGCGGACGGACTCCCGTGACCGCCGACCTGCCCTACGAATGGCATGAGTCGCCGAATGTCCATTTCATGTCGATGTACGATTTCCGCGAACTGATGCAGAACATCGGCCTGCGAATCGTGAAGGAAAGCCCGATCATCCGAGGTCACGCGGTCGACCGCGCCTGGGCCGCCAATCTGCGTGCTGACAGCGCGTTCTATCTGCTGGAACGCGGGAACGCTCGTCCCGCCAACGCGCAAACACCGGCGAGCAGCGCGACGTGA
- a CDS encoding PIG-L family deacetylase — translation MTQPSSDLRVLAIHAHPDDIEIQCAGTLLRLKELGCQISVATMTPGDCGSAEHSADEISRIRRGEAAASAQILGADFTCLEFRDLSIVFDNDSRNRMTEFLRRKRPDIILTAPPIDYMHDHEITSMLVRDACFNASVPNYKTRQWDPAPAAEKIPYLYFVDAIEGIDHFGNRQPVDFIVDVSEQFETKQRMLACHASQRNWLRQQHGIDEYMDSSRRWSAERGHEIGTEYGEGFRQYRGHPHPTDNLLGNLLAAK, via the coding sequence ATGACACAGCCTTCGTCTGACCTTCGCGTTCTGGCGATTCACGCGCATCCGGACGACATCGAGATCCAGTGCGCCGGAACATTACTGCGACTGAAGGAACTCGGCTGTCAAATTTCCGTGGCCACCATGACGCCGGGTGACTGCGGCAGCGCCGAACATTCGGCCGACGAGATCTCCCGGATTCGAAGAGGCGAAGCTGCGGCCTCTGCACAGATACTGGGGGCCGACTTCACATGCCTGGAGTTTCGCGACCTGTCGATCGTGTTCGACAACGACAGCCGGAATCGCATGACCGAGTTCCTGCGAAGAAAACGGCCGGACATCATCCTGACCGCACCGCCGATCGACTACATGCACGACCACGAAATCACCAGCATGCTGGTGCGCGACGCGTGCTTCAACGCGTCCGTGCCCAACTACAAGACTCGCCAGTGGGATCCCGCTCCGGCTGCTGAGAAGATTCCGTATCTGTACTTCGTGGACGCCATTGAAGGAATTGACCACTTCGGAAACCGGCAGCCCGTTGATTTCATCGTGGACGTGTCGGAACAGTTTGAAACCAAACAGCGCATGCTGGCCTGTCATGCCAGCCAGCGGAACTGGCTGAGACAGCAGCACGGCATTGACGAATACATGGATTCCAGCCGCCGCTGGAGTGCCGAACGCGGCCACGAAATCGGAACTGAATACGGAGAAGGCTTTCGGCAGTACAGAGGCCATCCGCATCCGACCGACAATCTGCTTGGCAACCTGCTGGCGGCGAAATAG
- the glyA gene encoding serine hydroxymethyltransferase: MPTVQTTDATLQSCDTDVWDAICRERTRQSQGLELIASENYTSEAVMEAAGTVLTNKYAEGYPGKRYYGGCDFVDSVEDLARQRVCELFGAEHANVQPHAGSQANMAVYLTVMKPGETVLAMDLAHGGHLTHGMRLNFSGILYNAVHYGVRRDDNRIDFDQVAALAKEHKPKMIIAGASAYPREIDHAAFAEIARDVGAVLMVDMAHYAGLVAGGLHNNPVPVADFVTSTSHKTLRGPRSGFVLCGKDRAKDLDRSVFPGMQGGPLMHIIAAKAVCFGEALRPEFRQYAQQIVDNAKTLADTLLAGGLRLASGGTDNHLMLCDVTAIDLSGSIAEEALDKAGITVNKNMIPFDQRKPMDPSGIRIGTAALTTRGMKTDEMKRVGEWILDALNHADSEEQLSRIRTEVAEFAVNFPVPGIG; the protein is encoded by the coding sequence ATGCCCACCGTTCAAACCACTGACGCCACGCTTCAGTCCTGCGACACCGATGTGTGGGATGCGATCTGTCGCGAACGCACTCGACAATCGCAGGGCCTGGAACTGATCGCGTCGGAGAACTACACGAGTGAGGCCGTCATGGAAGCCGCCGGAACCGTGCTGACCAACAAATACGCCGAAGGATATCCGGGAAAGCGTTACTATGGCGGGTGCGACTTCGTGGACTCCGTCGAAGACCTGGCTCGGCAGCGAGTCTGCGAACTGTTCGGCGCCGAACACGCCAACGTGCAGCCTCACGCAGGGTCGCAGGCCAACATGGCGGTTTACCTGACCGTGATGAAACCGGGTGAAACCGTGCTGGCCATGGACCTGGCTCACGGCGGCCACCTGACTCATGGCATGAGGCTGAACTTCAGCGGCATTCTGTACAACGCGGTCCACTACGGAGTTCGCAGGGACGACAATCGCATCGATTTCGACCAGGTGGCGGCTCTGGCGAAAGAACACAAGCCGAAGATGATCATTGCCGGGGCCAGCGCGTATCCCCGCGAAATCGATCACGCCGCGTTCGCGGAAATTGCCAGAGACGTCGGAGCCGTGCTGATGGTCGACATGGCACACTACGCGGGACTGGTCGCCGGCGGACTGCACAATAACCCGGTTCCCGTCGCCGATTTTGTAACGTCCACGTCGCACAAGACGCTGCGCGGCCCGCGATCCGGTTTTGTGCTCTGCGGCAAAGACCGCGCGAAGGATCTCGACCGCAGTGTGTTTCCCGGCATGCAGGGTGGACCGCTGATGCATATCATTGCCGCGAAAGCCGTCTGTTTCGGAGAAGCTCTGCGGCCGGAGTTCCGGCAGTACGCGCAGCAGATTGTTGACAACGCAAAGACGCTGGCCGACACGCTGCTGGCCGGCGGCCTGCGTCTTGCCAGCGGAGGCACCGACAACCACCTGATGCTGTGCGACGTCACCGCCATCGATCTGTCCGGCAGCATCGCGGAAGAAGCGCTGGACAAAGCGGGGATCACGGTCAACAAGAACATGATTCCGTTCGACCAGCGCAAGCCGATGGACCCCAGCGGCATCCGCATCGGCACGGCCGCCCTGACGACTCGCGGAATGAAGACCGACGAAATGAAGCGCGTCGGAGAATGGATTCTGGACGCGCTGAATCATGCCGACAGTGAAGAACAGTTATCGCGAATTCGAACCGAAGTTGCGGAGTTCGCGGTCAACTTCCCAGTCCCCGGAATCGGCTAG
- a CDS encoding threonine synthase: MFESTNTTIDRPTFVTHLECGLTGERCEADVVHGLSKAGRPLLVRYDLERLAGTVDRNELARRPPDMWRYREFLPIRHTRNIVSLGECHTPLIRLAQLESGAGRLVVKDEGRLPTGSFKARGLCLAVSMAKELGITRIAMPTNGNAGAALAAYATRAGIEAFVFCPDDTPEINVREIAAQGARVWRVNGLINDCGRIVGEGRNAMGWFDFSTLKEPYRIEGKKTMGLELADQLSWQLPDVIFYPTGGGTGLIGMWKAFSELQRIGWLRGRLPRMVAVQAAGCAPIVRAFEEGTRHAQLWQNAHTIASGIRVPVAVGDFLILDAVRESNGFATAVDDEAIVSALTEVAGREGLLLCPEGAATFAAWKQELASGRISPDDNCVLFNCATGLKYPLPEASATLDCTRPVDYQRLAVTRHVRTRLMGSGSAACLRRNNSSELSADFMEGRTSNRSVHSDTIRTPSGRTVVSRLRKAGGFFVDRHSGGVRQGAGRCPIRGCCAKLFARSILRCPLRR, translated from the coding sequence ATGTTTGAATCCACCAACACGACGATCGATCGACCGACGTTTGTCACTCACCTGGAATGTGGATTGACCGGCGAGCGCTGCGAGGCGGACGTCGTCCACGGGCTTTCGAAAGCCGGACGACCGCTGCTGGTGAGATATGATCTGGAACGGCTGGCCGGAACTGTCGACCGAAACGAACTGGCTCGCCGTCCGCCCGACATGTGGCGGTACCGCGAATTCCTGCCGATCCGGCACACGCGAAATATTGTCAGCCTTGGCGAATGCCACACGCCGCTGATCCGACTTGCTCAACTCGAAAGCGGCGCCGGGCGATTGGTTGTGAAGGATGAAGGCCGGTTGCCGACCGGTTCGTTCAAGGCACGCGGCCTGTGTCTGGCTGTTTCGATGGCGAAGGAGCTGGGCATCACAAGAATCGCGATGCCGACGAATGGAAACGCGGGAGCCGCGCTGGCCGCCTATGCGACTCGCGCGGGAATCGAAGCGTTCGTGTTCTGTCCCGACGATACGCCGGAAATCAACGTTCGCGAAATTGCCGCTCAGGGTGCCAGGGTTTGGCGAGTCAACGGGCTGATCAATGACTGCGGCCGGATTGTCGGTGAAGGCAGGAACGCAATGGGCTGGTTCGACTTCTCCACGCTGAAGGAGCCTTACCGCATCGAAGGCAAGAAGACCATGGGACTGGAACTGGCCGACCAGCTTAGCTGGCAACTTCCCGACGTCATCTTCTACCCGACGGGCGGCGGCACCGGACTGATCGGCATGTGGAAAGCCTTCAGCGAACTGCAGCGGATCGGCTGGCTCCGTGGTCGACTGCCGCGAATGGTGGCTGTCCAGGCAGCCGGCTGTGCTCCCATCGTCCGGGCGTTCGAAGAAGGAACGCGTCACGCACAGCTTTGGCAGAACGCTCACACGATCGCCTCGGGCATCCGCGTTCCCGTTGCCGTGGGCGACTTTCTGATTCTGGATGCCGTGCGTGAAAGTAATGGTTTCGCCACTGCCGTTGACGACGAAGCCATCGTTTCGGCACTGACCGAAGTGGCCGGTCGCGAGGGTCTCTTGCTGTGTCCCGAAGGAGCTGCCACGTTCGCCGCCTGGAAACAGGAACTGGCCAGCGGGCGAATCTCGCCGGACGACAACTGCGTCCTGTTCAACTGCGCGACGGGACTGAAGTATCCACTGCCCGAAGCCAGCGCGACTCTGGACTGCACGCGGCCGGTGGATTACCAGCGACTTGCAGTAACGCGGCATGTCCGCACACGGTTGATGGGCTCAGGTTCAGCAGCGTGTTTGCGGCGGAACAACAGCAGCGAACTTTCTGCCGATTTCATGGAAGGGCGTACGTCGAATCGATCGGTACACAGCGATACAATCCGCACACCATCCGGAAGAACCGTTGTGTCGCGCCTTCGGAAAGCCGGCGGGTTCTTTGTCGATCGCCATTCCGGCGGTGTGCGGCAGGGAGCGGGAAGATGCCCAATCCGGGGCTGCTGCGCGAAACTGTTCGCACGTTCGATACTGAGATGTCCACTACGGAGATGA